In Phlebotomus papatasi isolate M1 chromosome 1, Ppap_2.1, whole genome shotgun sequence, the following proteins share a genomic window:
- the LOC129799373 gene encoding uncharacterized protein LOC129799373 isoform X1 — MDDDGSHKVELYIYDLTQGMAAVMSSMILGRHIEGIWHTGVVVFGREYFFGGQGIQSCPPGGTVLGAPQKVEKIGETFIPFQVFKDYVRGLAESTFRGSCYNLLKHNCNTFSNDLCQFLCGISIPKYILDLPQEFLGTPLGQTLGPLIESISAGGENTQHFSFEPQITARESSPGFDELNSEIEQARLQSIALNERRNTIKEKIAKKERKKEKKKRKSQANGHINSESDYSSNTGMSEVEANNAEVNGATTNGDGAIPSEMLPSEKVLEDEAKEKREEEERKRQRDPPVIFNNIDPKVELEALVKLLDGKLSKDDETSIEELHQYLLEGEGSWALSDGFLVFAERVLRDPGISTETRVHLLRALANAALKDDVILLLHQDRRDHVLMNYAQDIDRHSPEEQQAIALFMCNLFENSSSSEWLLYISEWTYNNSQTSNIRASTKVAVHCLLASCPTLQDYGTAIIHNLACKEKLHRAKKLRQMLPKGSVSKVFDDVAVELAMAILQFFNSKPNEEHLFRTIKALARFVTVSPDVPQLVQMIGPNPSTFKGTSERVDQLIAQVAKKIR, encoded by the exons ATGGATGACGATGGAAGTCACAAAGTTGAGCTTTATATATATGATTTGACCCAGGGGATGGCAGCCGTTATGTCCTCAATGATCTTGGGTCGACATATCGAAGGTATTTGGCACACTGGAGTTGTTGTCTTTGGCAGAGAGTACTTTTTTGGCGGTCAAGGGATTCAGAGTTGTCCTCCG GGCGGAACCGTTTTGGGAGCACCGCAGAAAGTTGAGAAAATTGGTGAAACATTCATCCCatttcaagtttttaaggatTACGTTCGAGGATTAGCTGAAAGCACCTTCAG GGGCTCCTGCTACAATCTCCTGAAGCACAACTGTAACACATTTTCAAACGATTTGTGCCAGTTTCTCTGTGGCATTTCAATTCCTAAGTATATTTTGGACTTGCCGCAAGAATTTCTCGGAACACCTTTGGGACAGACTCTAGGACCCTTAATTGAGAGTATCAGTGCAGGTGGTGAAAATACACAGCACTTCTCTTTCGAGCCCCAGATAACAGCCCGTGAATCAAGTCCGGGCTTTGATGAGCTTAATAGTGAAATAGAGCAAGCACGTTTGCAATCAATTGCTTTGAACGAACGTAGGAATACTATTAAGGAGAAGATCGCCAAGAAGGAGCGcaaaaaagagaagaagaagcGCAAGTCGCAGGCAAACGGACATATCAATTCAGAGAGTGATTACAGTTCAAACACCGGCATGTCTGAGGTGGAGGCCAATAATGCGGAAGTCAATGGGGCCACAACGAATGGCGATGGAGCCATTCCGTCTGAGATGCTCCCGAGCGAGAAGGTGCTCGAGGATGAGGCCAAGGAAAAACGTGAAGAAGAGGAGAGAAAACGTCAAAGGGATCCGCCCGtgattttcaacaatattgaT CCTAAAGTTGAGCTTGAGGCTCTTGTTAAGCTCCTCGATGGGAAGCTGTCTAAGGACGATGAAACATCAATTGAAGAGCTACATCAGTATCTTCTGGAAGGTGAAGGATCATGGGCCCTTAGCGATGGATTCCTTGTATTTGCCGAACGTGTTCTTCGTGATCCAGGCATTTCAACAGAGACCCGAGTGCATTTGCTTAGAGCTTTAGCCAATGCCGCCCTAAAAGACGATGTGATTCTCCTCCTTCACCAAGACAGACGCGATCACGTGCTCATGAATTACGCTCAAGATATCGATCGTCATTCACCTGAAGAACAACAAGCAATCGCACTTTTC ATGTGCAATTTATTTGAGAACTCCAGCTCTTCCGAATGGCTTCTCTATATTTCTGAGTGGACCTACAACAATTCCCAAACATCGAATATTCGTGCTTCAACAAAAGTAGCTGTCCACTGTCTCTTGGCTTCCTGTCCGACTCTTCAGGACTATGGCACAGCCATCATTCACAATTTGGCATGCAAGGAG AAACTTCATCGGGCTAAAAAACTCCGTCAAATGCTACCCAAAGGATCAGTATCTAAG GTGTTTGACGATGTTGCTGTTGAATTAGCTATGGCTATTCTTCAGTTCTTCAACTCCAAGCCCAACGAGGAGCATTTATTCAGAACAATCAAAGCTCTTGCTCGTTTTGTCaca GTTTCCCCGGATGTGCCGCAATTGGTGCAAATGATCGGACCAAACCCGTCTACTTTCAAGGGTACCAGTGAACGTGTCGATCAACTAATTGCACAAGTTGCAAAGAAAATTCGttag
- the LOC129799373 gene encoding uncharacterized protein LOC129799373 isoform X2, which produces MDDDGSHKVELYIYDLTQGMAAVMSSMILGRHIEGIWHTGVVVFGREYFFGGQGIQSCPPGGTVLGAPQKVEKIGETFIPFQVFKDYVRGLAESTFRGSCYNLLKHNCNTFSNDLCQFLCGISIPKYILDLPQEFLGTPLGQTLGPLIESISAGGENTQHFSFEPQITARESSPGFDELNSEIEQARLQSIALNERRNTIKEKIAKKERKKEKKKRKSQANGHINSESDYSSNTGMSEVEANNAEVNGATTNGDGAIPSEMLPSEKVLEDEAKEKREEEERKRQRDPPVIFNNIDPKVELEALVKLLDGKLSKDDETSIEELHQYLLEGEGSWALSDGFLVFAERVLRDPGISTETRVHLLRALANAALKDDVILLLHQDRRDHVLMNYAQDIDRHSPEEQQAIALFMCNLFENSSSSEWLLYISEWTYNNSQTSNIRASTKVAVHCLLASCPTLQDYGTAIIHNLACKEVKTVVFDDVAVELAMAILQFFNSKPNEEHLFRTIKALARFVTVSPDVPQLVQMIGPNPSTFKGTSERVDQLIAQVAKKIR; this is translated from the exons ATGGATGACGATGGAAGTCACAAAGTTGAGCTTTATATATATGATTTGACCCAGGGGATGGCAGCCGTTATGTCCTCAATGATCTTGGGTCGACATATCGAAGGTATTTGGCACACTGGAGTTGTTGTCTTTGGCAGAGAGTACTTTTTTGGCGGTCAAGGGATTCAGAGTTGTCCTCCG GGCGGAACCGTTTTGGGAGCACCGCAGAAAGTTGAGAAAATTGGTGAAACATTCATCCCatttcaagtttttaaggatTACGTTCGAGGATTAGCTGAAAGCACCTTCAG GGGCTCCTGCTACAATCTCCTGAAGCACAACTGTAACACATTTTCAAACGATTTGTGCCAGTTTCTCTGTGGCATTTCAATTCCTAAGTATATTTTGGACTTGCCGCAAGAATTTCTCGGAACACCTTTGGGACAGACTCTAGGACCCTTAATTGAGAGTATCAGTGCAGGTGGTGAAAATACACAGCACTTCTCTTTCGAGCCCCAGATAACAGCCCGTGAATCAAGTCCGGGCTTTGATGAGCTTAATAGTGAAATAGAGCAAGCACGTTTGCAATCAATTGCTTTGAACGAACGTAGGAATACTATTAAGGAGAAGATCGCCAAGAAGGAGCGcaaaaaagagaagaagaagcGCAAGTCGCAGGCAAACGGACATATCAATTCAGAGAGTGATTACAGTTCAAACACCGGCATGTCTGAGGTGGAGGCCAATAATGCGGAAGTCAATGGGGCCACAACGAATGGCGATGGAGCCATTCCGTCTGAGATGCTCCCGAGCGAGAAGGTGCTCGAGGATGAGGCCAAGGAAAAACGTGAAGAAGAGGAGAGAAAACGTCAAAGGGATCCGCCCGtgattttcaacaatattgaT CCTAAAGTTGAGCTTGAGGCTCTTGTTAAGCTCCTCGATGGGAAGCTGTCTAAGGACGATGAAACATCAATTGAAGAGCTACATCAGTATCTTCTGGAAGGTGAAGGATCATGGGCCCTTAGCGATGGATTCCTTGTATTTGCCGAACGTGTTCTTCGTGATCCAGGCATTTCAACAGAGACCCGAGTGCATTTGCTTAGAGCTTTAGCCAATGCCGCCCTAAAAGACGATGTGATTCTCCTCCTTCACCAAGACAGACGCGATCACGTGCTCATGAATTACGCTCAAGATATCGATCGTCATTCACCTGAAGAACAACAAGCAATCGCACTTTTC ATGTGCAATTTATTTGAGAACTCCAGCTCTTCCGAATGGCTTCTCTATATTTCTGAGTGGACCTACAACAATTCCCAAACATCGAATATTCGTGCTTCAACAAAAGTAGCTGTCCACTGTCTCTTGGCTTCCTGTCCGACTCTTCAGGACTATGGCACAGCCATCATTCACAATTTGGCATGCAAGGAGGTAAAAACTGTG GTGTTTGACGATGTTGCTGTTGAATTAGCTATGGCTATTCTTCAGTTCTTCAACTCCAAGCCCAACGAGGAGCATTTATTCAGAACAATCAAAGCTCTTGCTCGTTTTGTCaca GTTTCCCCGGATGTGCCGCAATTGGTGCAAATGATCGGACCAAACCCGTCTACTTTCAAGGGTACCAGTGAACGTGTCGATCAACTAATTGCACAAGTTGCAAAGAAAATTCGttag